The proteins below come from a single candidate division KSB1 bacterium genomic window:
- a CDS encoding BrnT family toxin, giving the protein MTFEWHNRKEQENTQKHGVDFTEASTCFSAPLKIEVYDEDHSRDKDRFIVLGISSSHEKRIRF; this is encoded by the coding sequence ATGACTTTTGAATGGCACAACCGAAAAGAGCAAGAGAACACTCAAAAGCATGGTGTCGATTTCACCGAAGCCTCCACCTGTTTTTCGGCCCCTTTGAAAATCGAAGTTTACGACGAAGATCATTCAAGAGACAAAGACCGCTTTATCGTGCTTGGAATTTCCTCCAGCCATGAAAAAAGAATACGATTTTAG
- a CDS encoding nucleotidyltransferase domain-containing protein yields MKSNSQLLALLALFAKGLRQLAGENIEKIILIGSHARGEQREDSDVDVVVLLKSSSEELRDRIYDYLVDFMLEHDVDISLKLIDQTTYQEWKEQSEPFTRSVEAEGIEV; encoded by the coding sequence ATGAAGTCCAACTCACAACTTTTGGCACTTCTCGCATTGTTTGCCAAAGGACTCAGGCAACTTGCCGGAGAAAATATTGAAAAAATCATTCTCATTGGATCGCATGCGCGTGGAGAACAACGGGAAGATTCGGATGTCGATGTCGTTGTACTGTTAAAGAGCTCATCTGAAGAGCTTCGCGATAGGATATATGACTATCTCGTTGACTTTATGCTGGAACACGACGTCGACATCTCCCTCAAATTGATAGATCAAACTACTTATCAAGAGTGGAAAGAACAATCTGAGCCTTTCACGCGATCAGTTGAGGCAGAAGGGATCGAAGTCTGA
- a CDS encoding ATP-binding cassette domain-containing protein codes for MNGQAIPIRQPQEAIRAGLGLVSEDRKRFDLVLQHSVAKNITLASLRKIAPRNILDENFEVRFSNRLVDELDIRAPSIHHDVITLSGGNQQKVVLAKCLLTEPAVQFLDEPTRGIDVGAKFEIYQIMNKLVRDGVAVVMVSSELPEILGMSHRILVLHEGEITGEFLREEATPEKIMLAATGRG; via the coding sequence TTGAATGGTCAGGCTATCCCAATCCGGCAGCCACAGGAGGCCATCCGCGCCGGCCTGGGGTTGGTGAGTGAAGATCGCAAGCGTTTCGATTTGGTTTTGCAGCACAGTGTCGCGAAGAACATTACGCTCGCCAGCCTGCGCAAAATTGCGCCGAGAAATATTTTGGATGAAAACTTTGAAGTGCGGTTCAGCAACCGCCTCGTGGACGAACTGGACATTCGCGCGCCGTCGATTCATCACGACGTGATCACGCTTTCCGGCGGCAATCAACAAAAAGTCGTGCTGGCCAAATGTCTGCTCACCGAGCCGGCGGTGCAGTTCCTCGACGAGCCGACGCGCGGCATCGACGTCGGCGCGAAATTCGAGATCTATCAAATCATGAACAAACTGGTGCGCGACGGCGTCGCGGTGGTGATGGTTTCCTCGGAGCTTCCCGAGATTTTAGGCATGAGCCATCGCATTCTGGTTTTGCACGAAGGCGAGATTACCGGCGAGTTTTTACGCGAAGAAGCCACGCCGGAAAAAATCATGCTGGCGGCGACGGGGCGTGGGTAG